The Flavivirga eckloniae genomic interval ATTTACCACACTGTCCTGCCAATTTTTGAGGATTTAGTGATAGTTGCTGATACCTCGCCGCCGATGTACTTACCGAGCGAAAATCTGTTAACCATGTTGAGCAGCATAACTCACGTCCGCACGACCCAATACCTCCAAGTCTTGAAGCCTCTTGGCGAAACCCTACTTGTTTCATTTCTATTCGGGTTCTAAACTCGCGGGCAAACACTTTTATAAGCTCTCTAAAATCGACACGTTCTTCGGCTGTATAATAAAATGTAGCTTTACTGGCATCGCCCTGAAATTCGATATCGGAAATTTTCATTTCCAAATTTAAGTCTATTGCAAACTGACGCGCCTTTACCTTCATAGGTTCCTCCTTATCGCGGGCAGACGACCAAATATCTATATCTTTTTGACTTGCTTTTCGGTAAATCTTTAAAGCTTCCTCTTCGTTATCGGATATGTTTTTACGCTTCATTTGAACACGCACCAATTCCCCCGTAAGGGTTACCATACCAATATCATGACCAGCTTTTGCTTGTGTAGCTACAATATCTCCAATACTTAGTGTTAAGTTCTGGATATTTTTGTAATATTCTTTTCTTCCGTTTTTATAACGAACCTCAATCCAGTTATAAGGCTTTTCGCCATTAGGTAAGGACATATTTGCTAACCAATCGAAAACAGTTAGTTTATTACAACTATCTGTACCACAAGTACCATTATTTTTGCAGCCTTTAGGTTGGCCGTCTTTAGTTGAGCAACTTGCGCAAGCCATATATTTATATATTGATTCCGATTAGAACTAAAATGCTATCGGAAGGGGATTAATAATTTAATTTGAAATGTAAAGATATGATTATTATGTTTACTATGAAAAGCTTGGATTTTTTTAAATACTCTTTACACTAATTATCTTTACTGGACATGCTTTTGAAGCTTTATCACAATCGTCAAAAATAACATCGTCGTTAGACTTTAAGGTAAAAAATCCTTTTTTATCTTTTGAATGTAAAAGCACAGATTTCCCATCTTTTTTAGACATTTGAAATTGATTGGGTGCCAACTCCACACAGTAATTGCAACCTATACATTTATTGCGTTGTAATGTGATAACAACCATTAAGCCTCTACTTTATTTTCAACAATTTTATATAATTTATCCGAGGGTCTTATTCTAAAATCCAATGGTATGGTAACGGTATCTCCCTTAGAACCTATTGTTAACTTCTCATCGTTTACCAACATTTCATTTACTTCCATTTCTTGTGCTCCTGTTGTTGGTCCTGTAATTAAAATGGTATCTCCGATAGAAACATCGTAAGCATCAATTTTAAACTCACCAATTTTAGCCTTGGTATAAAAATGTACCCCTTTGCCTATGTACACCTTTTTTTGTGTGGCATGCGACCCAGATCCTTTACTCCATTCTCCTAACTTCTGTCCCAAATAATAGCCATTCCAAAATCCGCGATTGTAAACCTTTTCCAGTTCCTGCATCCATGAAACAACTTTTTCTTTGTTATAAGTGTTGTTCTCAAGACTGTCAATAGCGTCTCTGTAACATTTTATTACTCTGGCTACATATTCTGGAGCGCGTCCTCTACCTTCAATTTTCAATACTTTAATTCCGGATTCTGCTACCTCATCTAAAATATCTATGGTACACAAATCTTTAGGAGACATAATGTATTCGTTATCCAATTCCATTTCAAAACCTGTTTCCTGATCAATAACGGTATACTTCTTTCTACAATTCTGCTTACATGCTCCTCTGTTTGCCGATGAATTTTGGGAATGCAAACTCATATAACATTTCCCCGAAACGGCCATGCAAAGTGCGCCATGACCAAATACTTCAATTTCTACAAGTTTACCCGAAGGTCCTTTTATTTGTTCTTTTTCAATGGCTTCGGTTATTTTTTTTACCTGGCGTAAGCTTAACTCTCTACTCAACACCATGGTATCTGCAAATAGTGCATAAAACTTAACGGTTTCTACATTGGTAATATTAATTTGTGTAGAAATATGCACTTCCATCCCTACCTCGCGAGCAGAAGCTATTACTGCCTGATCCATAGCTATTACAGCCGTAATATCTGCTTCTTTTGCTTTATTTATAAGTGTTTTTACGATAGATAGATCATGATCGTAAATAATGGTATTTAATGTTAAATACGTTCTTACATTTTTCGCTTTACATCGCTTTGAAATTTCGGGTAAATCATCTAAAGTAAAATTTATAGTCGCCCTGGCTCTCATATTTAACTGCTCTACACCAAAATATATAGAGTTTGCTCCATTATCTAAAGCTGCTTGAAGGGATTCAAAATTCCCTGCCGGAGCCATTAATTCTATTTGCTGCATCTTATTTATACTTTAAGGCTTCAGACCTTCCTTTTTTAAAAATATCGTTACTGTTTCCTTGTCCTTTACGCAGTTCTTTTTGTTTTTCGTAAGGCAACCTATTTATTTCCATACATTCGTTAGAGCAACAGTTTTCCATAGCTTCTTTACAAGTATCGCATTGAATAAACAGTAAATGACAAGCCTCGTTAGCACAGTTTGTATGTACATCGAATGGATTTCCGCACTGGTGACAATTCGCTATAACATCATCGCTGATGCGTTCGGCCCTTCTATCGTCAAATACAAAGTTTTGGCCTAAAAATTTATTTTCTAAGTTTTCTTCTTTTACTTGTCTTGTATACTCAATAATACCGCCTTCTAACTGATATACATTTTTAAATCCTTTATGCTTAAAATACGCGCTTGCTTTCTCGCAACGAATACCTCCTGTACAGTACATCACCAGTTTTTTATCTTCCTTGTGTGCTTTTAAATCGTCTTCAATAATATCTAAAGACTCTCTAAAAGTGTCTACATCTGGTGTTACGGCATTTTTAAAATGACCTATCTCACTTTCATAATGGTTGCGCATATCTACCAATACCGTTTTTTCGTCTTCAATAAGGTTATTAAACTCTTCTGCTCCTACATGAATTCCTTTATTGGTAACATCGAACGTATCGTCATTTAAACCATCCGCAACAATTTTGTTACGCACTTTTACTTTTAGTTTTAAAAACGATTTGTTGTCTTGCTCTATCGCTACATTTAATCGGATATCTTTTAAAAAGGAAATTGTATCCAAATGCGCTTTAAATTCATTAAAACGATCTGCTGGTAACGACAATTGACCATTTATTCCTTCGTGAGCAACATATATTCTGCCTAGAACATCTAATGCATTCCAAGTAATAAACAAATGATCTCTAAATATTTGTGGATTGCCAATCTTGGCATATTGATAAAAAGAAAGTGTTAATCGATTTTTACCTGCTTTATCGATTAATTCTGCTCTTTCTTTTCCGCTTAATTTATTGTACAGTTGCATGCTATACTAATTATAAGGTTAAAGAATATTTTATTTTAAAGTGCAAAAGTACAATTTTAAACAGAAGTGCGAAATTAAATTACTGAAGACGAGGTTTGTCATGTATAAGTTAAATATGAATTTCACTAATAAAAAAAGCACTTTATATATACTAAAGTGCTTTTTCTTGACTAATCCGTAGTTAATATTACTTTTATTTCTCTAACAATATGCTACGTACTTAGCCACCATCGGCTTTACAGTTACTATTTGTAATAACGGTAACTGAAACACCTAATAGGTTAATTAAAGTTGTTTGTTTGAAAAATTTCATTTAGTTCTTCTTCATAGCAAAATTTTCCTCTACAATTATTAGATGCAAAATGTGTAAAAAGGTTGCGTGATAAAATTGTATTGTGATAAAAGATGTAGTATTTTAGCAGACATAACTTCAGAAAAAAATTTATAGATGAGCAGCGAAAAAGAAGCTAAATTAAAAGCCCTTAAACTTACATTAGATAAATTAGACAAAGCTTACGGAAAAGGAACAGTAATGAAAATGAGCGATGCAGCTGTACAAGATGTAGAAGCCATTCCATCAGGTTCTTTAGGTTTAGATATTGCTTTGGGTGTTGGTGGTTATCCACGTGGGCGTATTATAGAAATTTATGGTCCGGAATCTTCTGGTAAAACCACACTTACGTTACACGCTATAGCTGAAGCACAAAAAACTGGCGGCATAGCTGCTTTTATTGATGCCGAGCATGCTTTTGATAGATTTTATGCTGAAAAACTTGGAATTGATATCGATAACTTAATTATATCGCAACCAGATAATGGTGAGCAGGCTCTTGAAATTGCCGATAATTTAATTCGTTCTGGAGCTATTGACATTGTTGTGATCGATTCTGTAGCTGCATTAACTCCTAAAAGTGAAATTGAAGGAGAAATGGGAGACTCTAAAATGGGGCTACATGCTCGTTTAATGTCTCAAGCCTTAAGAAAGCTAACAGCTTCTATTAGTAAGACCAATTGTACCGTTATATTTATTAACCAATTGCGTGAAAAAATTGGTGTTATGTTCGGTAATCCTGAAACAACTACAGGTGGTAATGCTTTAAAGTTCTATGCTTCTGTTCGATTAGATATAAGACGTTCTACTCAAATTAAAGAAACAGACGGCAGCGTTGCAGGTAATAAAACCCGTGTAAAAGTGGTTAAAAACAAAGTAGCGCCTCCCTTTAAAATGGCAGAGTTCGATATTATGTATGGAGAAGGTGTTTCTAAAGTTGGTGAAATACTGGATCTTGCTGTGGAGCATGAAATTGTAAAAAAGAGCGGCTCTTGGTTTAGCTACGACGATACTAAACTTGGTCAAGGCCGAGATGCCGTAAAAGCACTTATAAAGGATAACCCAGAGCTTATGGAAGAGCTCGAAGGAAAGGTTAGAAAAATAGTCGTATCCGAATAATAGAAACGGGTATTTAAAAGAGTGTCATTCAGAATGAAGTGAAGAATCTTCAGTCATTCTGAATGACACTCTTTTTTTTAAAACTATCTCTTTTATAAAAGATACTCTTTTCAACAAAAATCCCATCTAAAAAACTTCGGATTGTTTACTCATTTGGTCTGCTCCATCACCTCCAAAAGCATTTTTTCATCAATGTTTGATGCTTTTTCTTTAAATACATTTTGTCTAAAAAAACCTGTAACAACAATAGTTTTAACCCTTTCACTTTATTGAATATGTAATAACTATAAATTCAAAAACGTTTATTTCGTTAGAGATATACTGAAACAAAAAAGCACTAGCAGAATAATGAATGTATTATTTTTGATATGAAAATGAGTTTAAACCGATAAAACACACCAAAGCCCTAAAATATTCAACATTTTCTCATTAATTACGCAACCTTTTATAAATATGTGTATCTACATGGTAAACATGTATTAAAAAAAAGAAAAATGTATGAAAAGATTATTAGCTCTTTGTGTAGCGCTGGTTATTTTTGCATCTTGTAGTATTGATGATGGTGAAGATTTCACCAAAGTATTTGTACCTGTAGAGAGTGTGGAGATCCCCGATGAATTTGAATTGGGGAAAATATATTCGATTGAAGTAAATTATTTAAGACCTTCTACATGCCATTCTTTTAATGAGTTTTACTATTTAATTGAAGGCAATGAGCGTATTGTTGCCCCTATCAACTACGCTTTTGAAGGTGACGACTGCCAAATTCTGGAAGACAAACTGGTAAAAGCAAGTTTTCCCTTTAAAGTTATAAGTACCAATTCTTATATTTTTAAATTCTGGAAAGGAAACGACACAGAGGGAAAAAGTGAATATTTAACAATTGAAGTGCCTGTAGTACAATAAAAAATTAAGTGTTACTAATTAAATACATGTTTTGATTTGAGTTTAGACCAAATCATAGAAAATTGTAAAATTGAAGATGCCAAGGCACAAGGGGAACTATATAAGCTCTTTTCGAGCAAACTATTCTCTGTGTGCTTGAAGTATTCTAGAAACCGTGTTGAAGCCGAAGATAATCTTCAAGACGCGTTTTTAACGATTTTTAAAAAAATTGAACAGTATAAAAATAAAGGTTCGTTTGAGGGTTGGTTAAAACGTGTTACTATAAACACTGTATTGCAACGGTATAGAAGTGAAAAGGTTTTTGATATTGTTAATGAAAATATAATTGAAGATGTTGAATTAGAGGTTGATGAAGACACAGTATCTATCGACTATCTTTTACAAATTATTCAAGAATTACCAGACAGATATAGATTGGTTTTTAACCTGTACGTACTAGATGGTTATTCACATAAAGATATAGCAGACATGCTAAACATAAATATAGGAACTTCAAAGTCTAATTTGGCTCGTGCTAGACAGAGTTTGAAGGAAACTATTGAAAAGTACAAGACAATGCAAAGTTTACAATCATTATAAATGAGTGATAAAAAACATATTGATAGATTGTTTCAGGAAAGTTTCAAAGATTTTGAAGTTACTCCTAACGATGCCGTATGGAAAAATATAGAAGCTCAGCTTAATCAGAAAAAGAAAAAGCGTCGTGTTATCCCAATTTGGTGGCGCTATGCTGGTGTAGCTGCACTATTATTGCTTTCACTAACCATTGGCGGTATTTATTTTAATAATACAGATACGCCTCCTAATAATCAAATAGTTGATATAGAAGATGCAACGGCACCTACAGACCTTAAGGATAACATTGTTATCGATAATTCGAATAACACAAAAAATGCTGTTGCCAATTCTAAGAACGATGACATTATAGATACGAACACATCGCAAAATAAAACAGAGCACACTACTCCTTACGAAATCGTTTCTTCGCAAAAATCATCGCCAATAGCAGAAACATCCGCCTCAGAAAACAGTAACAATGAGAATAATGGCGCCACGAATATAGCAACCCAGAAAAAACAGAATACACTCGACAAATTAATAAATACAAAACGCAATAATAATGCTGTTGCAGAGCATATTGAAGAAAAAAACAGCGCCGATAAAACACTCAATAAATCAAAAAACAATATTGTTGTAGCAAGCAATTCTGAAGAAAATAAAGATGTTCAAGAACTTCAAAATACAATAAAGAATAGTACTGCGGTAACTTCAGATTCAGAAAAAAACAATCAAGTGCCCCAACACAATAAGACGCCATTAATCGACAAAAATCGAGCTAAAGAAGTCATCAATAACGCTTCTAAAAACAACCATGTAATTGCAAAAACTGAAAATACAGAAACTGTAAAAAACGATACAAGTAAGGAAGAAAAAAACAGTCTTACTATAGAAGAGGCGATAGATAAAAATAAAGATATTATTGCTGAAGAAAAAGAAAACAAAAACAGGTGGAGTATCGCCCCAAATGCTGCGCCTGTTTATTTTAATACTTTAGGCAAAGGCTCTTCGTTAGGTCAGCAATTAAATAATAATTCCAAAAGCGGAGATGTTAACATGAGCTATGGTATATCTGCCAGTTATGCCCTTAACGAAAAGGTAAGTATTCGCTCTGGTATTAATAGGGTTAATTTGGGTTACGACACTAACAATGTAGTAGCTTATCAATCTGTGGGTGTTAACTCCAGTAGACGTGAGCTACAAAATGTTACCCCAATTAACACTAATACTAGTAGTAGCCCACTAGAGAATGATGGTTTTTCGCTTGTTGATGGTCAAGGGTTTAGTCCTAATGATGTTCCAGAATCATTCTCATTATCGGACATATCAACTTACAATCAAGATTTAGGGTATATAGAAGTTCCTTTGGAAATTCAATATGCGCTTTTAAACAAGAAATTAGGCGTTAATGTTATTGGAGGTTTTAGCTCATTCTTCTTAAATAATCATAAGGTATTTTCAGAATCGGAAAATGGCGAAAGAACCCTCTTAGGCAAAGCAAACAATATTAATAAAATAAGCTACAGTGCTAATTTTGGACTAGGGTTTAAGTATCGAGTATCTAAAAGGATAGATTTGAATTTAGAACCCATGTTTAAGTATCAAATTAACACATTTAATAATACAACTGGCGACTTTAAACCCTTCTTTATAGGGGTTTATTCAGGGTTTGCCATTAAATTCTAGGTTTTTGGTTAGATCTGGATATTGATTCTCTTTTAAGCTCGAAAATCAATATCGAAAAAAAACTGCTCTTCCCCAGAGCAGTTTTTTATTTATTAAAGGTTTGTAGTTGTTTTAAGATAATGTTTCGTGCCATATTATTTAAAGGTTTAGTATCATCGACCGTTAAATTTTCTGTAGATAAGAATTTATGAATCTTAACACGCATTCTTCCGGGACTACCGCTAAAAAATGTAAACGAAAACCGTTTCTTATTATCGGCAAAAGTTAAAGGTACAATAGGTATTTGGTGGTTTATTGCCAATCTAAATGCACCATCTTTAAAAGTATCTAATTCAATATGTTCAT includes:
- a CDS encoding ferredoxin, encoding MVVITLQRNKCIGCNYCVELAPNQFQMSKKDGKSVLLHSKDKKGFFTLKSNDDVIFDDCDKASKACPVKIISVKSI
- a CDS encoding PSP1 domain-containing protein yields the protein MACASCSTKDGQPKGCKNNGTCGTDSCNKLTVFDWLANMSLPNGEKPYNWIEVRYKNGRKEYYKNIQNLTLSIGDIVATQAKAGHDIGMVTLTGELVRVQMKRKNISDNEEEALKIYRKASQKDIDIWSSARDKEEPMKVKARQFAIDLNLEMKISDIEFQGDASKATFYYTAEERVDFRELIKVFAREFRTRIEMKQVGFRQEASRLGGIGSCGRELCCSTWLTDFRSVSTSAARYQQLSLNPQKLAGQCGKLKCCLNYELDTYLDALKNFPKTDTKLQTEKGIAVCQKTDIFKGHLWYAYEGEWNNWHKITADQANEIIDLNKKNQKIASIEEYASELVEDNKAEFENVVGQDSLTRFDSPKPKNKRKNNRRKNSKNSKNNKNSRNNRNKRKPQNSKNAAK
- a CDS encoding RNA polymerase sigma factor, translated to MSLDQIIENCKIEDAKAQGELYKLFSSKLFSVCLKYSRNRVEAEDNLQDAFLTIFKKIEQYKNKGSFEGWLKRVTINTVLQRYRSEKVFDIVNENIIEDVELEVDEDTVSIDYLLQIIQELPDRYRLVFNLYVLDGYSHKDIADMLNINIGTSKSNLARARQSLKETIEKYKTMQSLQSL
- the recA gene encoding recombinase RecA, translating into MSSEKEAKLKALKLTLDKLDKAYGKGTVMKMSDAAVQDVEAIPSGSLGLDIALGVGGYPRGRIIEIYGPESSGKTTLTLHAIAEAQKTGGIAAFIDAEHAFDRFYAEKLGIDIDNLIISQPDNGEQALEIADNLIRSGAIDIVVIDSVAALTPKSEIEGEMGDSKMGLHARLMSQALRKLTASISKTNCTVIFINQLREKIGVMFGNPETTTGGNALKFYASVRLDIRRSTQIKETDGSVAGNKTRVKVVKNKVAPPFKMAEFDIMYGEGVSKVGEILDLAVEHEIVKKSGSWFSYDDTKLGQGRDAVKALIKDNPELMEELEGKVRKIVVSE
- the trhO gene encoding oxygen-dependent tRNA uridine(34) hydroxylase TrhO; this encodes MQLYNKLSGKERAELIDKAGKNRLTLSFYQYAKIGNPQIFRDHLFITWNALDVLGRIYVAHEGINGQLSLPADRFNEFKAHLDTISFLKDIRLNVAIEQDNKSFLKLKVKVRNKIVADGLNDDTFDVTNKGIHVGAEEFNNLIEDEKTVLVDMRNHYESEIGHFKNAVTPDVDTFRESLDIIEDDLKAHKEDKKLVMYCTGGIRCEKASAYFKHKGFKNVYQLEGGIIEYTRQVKEENLENKFLGQNFVFDDRRAERISDDVIANCHQCGNPFDVHTNCANEACHLLFIQCDTCKEAMENCCSNECMEINRLPYEKQKELRKGQGNSNDIFKKGRSEALKYK
- a CDS encoding peptidase U32 family protein — translated: MQQIELMAPAGNFESLQAALDNGANSIYFGVEQLNMRARATINFTLDDLPEISKRCKAKNVRTYLTLNTIIYDHDLSIVKTLINKAKEADITAVIAMDQAVIASAREVGMEVHISTQINITNVETVKFYALFADTMVLSRELSLRQVKKITEAIEKEQIKGPSGKLVEIEVFGHGALCMAVSGKCYMSLHSQNSSANRGACKQNCRKKYTVIDQETGFEMELDNEYIMSPKDLCTIDILDEVAESGIKVLKIEGRGRAPEYVARVIKCYRDAIDSLENNTYNKEKVVSWMQELEKVYNRGFWNGYYLGQKLGEWSKGSGSHATQKKVYIGKGVHFYTKAKIGEFKIDAYDVSIGDTILITGPTTGAQEMEVNEMLVNDEKLTIGSKGDTVTIPLDFRIRPSDKLYKIVENKVEA
- a CDS encoding outer membrane beta-barrel protein, with amino-acid sequence MSDKKHIDRLFQESFKDFEVTPNDAVWKNIEAQLNQKKKKRRVIPIWWRYAGVAALLLLSLTIGGIYFNNTDTPPNNQIVDIEDATAPTDLKDNIVIDNSNNTKNAVANSKNDDIIDTNTSQNKTEHTTPYEIVSSQKSSPIAETSASENSNNENNGATNIATQKKQNTLDKLINTKRNNNAVAEHIEEKNSADKTLNKSKNNIVVASNSEENKDVQELQNTIKNSTAVTSDSEKNNQVPQHNKTPLIDKNRAKEVINNASKNNHVIAKTENTETVKNDTSKEEKNSLTIEEAIDKNKDIIAEEKENKNRWSIAPNAAPVYFNTLGKGSSLGQQLNNNSKSGDVNMSYGISASYALNEKVSIRSGINRVNLGYDTNNVVAYQSVGVNSSRRELQNVTPINTNTSSSPLENDGFSLVDGQGFSPNDVPESFSLSDISTYNQDLGYIEVPLEIQYALLNKKLGVNVIGGFSSFFLNNHKVFSESENGERTLLGKANNINKISYSANFGLGFKYRVSKRIDLNLEPMFKYQINTFNNTTGDFKPFFIGVYSGFAIKF